AGAGTCCTGTACCTTGATTCAAGGCGATAGTATTGTGGTAAATTTTCCCATTATACACATCTGTGTAAATCCCTATTCCCCCTTCTGTGTTGTTGAAGATAACGTTGTTTTCAATAGTAGGTGAAGATCCGGTATCTACCAGGTCTTCCCAGAACCTTAAACCATAACCCGGATTGTCATATATCCTGTTACACCGGATAATCATATTTTTAGAATTCCAAATGATTATTCCTTCATTCTCATCCCCAGCACTTGTTCCATTTCCGTAGACTGTGTTATTCTCATATACAGAATCCCAAATTTCATGGGCGGCAATACCCTGTCGTCCATTGTTGTAGCACGTGTTATTTCTCACGGTGATGTTGTAATTCCCTGTCGAGGCATGTATTCCAATGAAGAGATTGTCATGGGATATGCAGTTTTCTATTATAGAATCATTAATATGCTCTCCGTCTATCACTCCTTCGTCATCGCCATTGAACTTGAAGCCATGATTACCATTATTGTATGACTCGCAATTATTAACTTCTATATTATGAGTAGTTCCTGCAGATTCTATTCCTCCCCAGATACATATCCCGATACCGGCATTGTTATGCACTATCAAATCTTCCAGGATAATGTGATGAGACCCTTTGCCGTCAGATTCCCTGTTAAATTCAATACCTGCTTCCGGATAATTTCTTATTATGAGATTTCTTATTCTGATATAATCCATTGCACGAGATCCCTCTGCCCATCTACCTGACATGAATGCACAACCCCAGCCTTGTCCTTGAAAAGCAGTACCATCAAGAACTGCGTTATGATCTGGATAACTTTCGTAGGTGATATGTCCGTCAGTTTCATTTCCCGATTTTCCCTCGACCCCGGTACTTCCTGTGAGATCTACTATCTCTTCGTAAATACCCTGTTTTATATATACCGTATCCCCTGCCACCATTGTGTCAGTAGCATTCTGA
The sequence above is a segment of the Candidatus Aegiribacteria sp. genome. Coding sequences within it:
- a CDS encoding right-handed parallel beta-helix repeat-containing protein, yielding MRAIIRIRNTMIQDTTLKNLYTNKLEGNINLSPDMSKLSAIGFNQSEQVLMEERRYLESKISDCFVRLRILFYRSLLLLAFISMPVYGTTYYVDALNGNNNNPGTEAEPWLTIQNATDTMVAGDTVYIKQGIYEEIVDLTGSTGVEGKSGNETDGHITYESYPDHNAVLDGTAFQGQGWGCAFMSGRWAEGSRAMDYIRIRNLIIRNYPEAGIEFNRESDGKGSHHIILEDLIVHNNAGIGICIWGGIESAGTTHNIEVNNCESYNNGNHGFKFNGDDEGVIDGEHINDSIIENCISHDNLFIGIHASTGNYNITVRNNTCYNNGRQGIAAHEIWDSVYENNTVYGNGTSAGDENEGIIIWNSKNMIIRCNRIYDNPGYGLRFWEDLVDTGSSPTIENNVIFNNTEGGIGIYTDVYNGKIYHNTIALNQGTGLYITTSVSGHDIKNNIVYQNSDQLMPGNENTFDYNLYYPDVSFIGKGPNSITGDPLFVDPSYPIYDFHLQSTSPAIDLGTDVGTNTDIEGTLRPQGAGYDIGAYEYYSTSLYDDLNGAVSLNIALYRNLPNPFNQLTWIAYEIPTSCDVLLEVFDVTGRKVDTLVDGWQNPGVRNVVWNASGVTSGVYFYRFSAQGENIVRKMIVLE